One Clostridia bacterium DNA window includes the following coding sequences:
- a CDS encoding ATP-binding protein: MSKVPAVALYAKELKLSTFVDCQPVIRQATAEGWGYEEFLGEMLSREAASRKERQVQRRIKLARFPFQKTLEEFKFEALPHVEEAQVLELSAGEFIKRRENVVMIGNPGTGKSHLSIALGIKACIHGYSTRFFTAANLVTRLCEAQTEKKLGRMLKELAKVNLLIVDELSYVSFPRPDAELLFQVIAERSERGSVIINTNLDFSKWEEIFGDHMLAAALVDRLTFKSHILNMNAESYRLKQHQRTRAG, from the coding sequence GTGAGCAAGGTGCCAGCTGTTGCCCTGTATGCCAAAGAACTTAAGCTTTCTACCTTTGTTGACTGCCAGCCGGTAATCCGCCAGGCCACCGCCGAAGGCTGGGGGTACGAAGAATTCCTGGGGGAGATGCTTTCTAGGGAAGCTGCCAGCCGTAAGGAGCGCCAGGTTCAAAGACGCATCAAACTGGCCCGTTTCCCCTTCCAGAAAACCCTGGAAGAATTCAAGTTTGAGGCTCTACCCCATGTGGAAGAAGCCCAGGTGTTGGAGTTATCAGCAGGGGAGTTTATCAAACGCCGGGAAAATGTGGTCATGATCGGTAACCCGGGAACCGGAAAAAGCCATCTGAGTATAGCTTTGGGCATTAAGGCCTGTATTCACGGTTATTCCACCCGCTTTTTCACTGCGGCCAATCTGGTGACCAGGCTTTGTGAAGCCCAAACCGAAAAGAAACTGGGCAGGATGTTAAAGGAACTGGCCAAGGTCAACCTGCTGATTGTTGACGAGCTGTCCTACGTATCTTTCCCGCGTCCCGATGCCGAACTGCTGTTCCAGGTTATCGCCGAAAGGAGTGAGCGCGGTAGCGTAATAATCAATACCAACTTGGACTTCTCCAAATGGGAGGAAATCTTCGGGGACCACATGCTGGCCGCTGCTTTGGTAGACAGGCTCACCTTCAAATCGCATATCCTAAACATGAACGCCGAATCATACCGCCTAAAGCAGCACCAAAGAACAAGGGCCGGCTAA
- a CDS encoding IS21 family transposase translates to MSLYEQVRYLYGVEKLSQRAIARKLSISRNTVKRYCQGENVPWETKGRQYRRRVTGPVEEVVREWLAQDRTAPPKQRHTAERIYQRLVEEYGFAGASSTIRKLVRELRLEDTKAFIPLEFDPGEAAQVDWGEAVAYIDGQRTRVQIFCYRLCYSSAFYVAAFPAQRTEFFLAGHLQAFSFFGGVPRRLIYDNLKTAVKDGWGRYVKAEQDDFVALRSHYAFRADFCNPDSGNEKGLVEGLVGYIRRNVLVPVPRVGKMEELQAELDKRCLGYQDKHLRYHPTPVKEALAAERQHLTPLPAKEFEYALTRVAEVDNLGLVKFDRNRYSVPVHLVGRTVTVKGYPFQVKVYHRGLCVAYHPRLHRQNETRLELEHYLPVLVKKPRSLANAAPLRRANLPPGLNELKDRLLSRGEDHELAKVLGLVINHGVLEVERAIVLALESGQDTYQGVRYYLERKDTQPGNVNAAFPKVEPVNLKVYDDLLAGEVQ, encoded by the coding sequence ATGAGCCTTTACGAGCAGGTAAGGTACCTTTATGGAGTAGAAAAGCTTTCCCAGCGCGCCATAGCCCGTAAGTTGAGTATTTCCCGCAATACAGTGAAGCGCTACTGCCAGGGAGAGAATGTCCCCTGGGAAACCAAAGGGCGGCAGTACCGGCGTAGGGTAACTGGGCCTGTGGAAGAGGTGGTCAGGGAGTGGCTTGCCCAGGACAGGACTGCACCCCCGAAACAGCGCCATACCGCCGAACGCATCTACCAGCGCCTGGTGGAAGAATACGGCTTTGCCGGGGCTTCCTCTACCATCCGCAAGCTGGTAAGGGAGCTGCGCCTGGAAGATACCAAAGCCTTCATACCCCTTGAGTTTGACCCTGGGGAAGCTGCCCAGGTGGACTGGGGCGAAGCCGTAGCTTACATAGACGGCCAAAGGACCAGGGTCCAGATATTCTGCTACCGGCTCTGCTACAGCTCGGCTTTTTATGTAGCCGCATTTCCCGCCCAGCGCACCGAGTTCTTCTTGGCCGGCCACCTCCAGGCGTTTAGCTTCTTCGGCGGGGTACCCCGGCGGCTGATCTATGACAACCTGAAGACTGCGGTTAAAGACGGCTGGGGGCGTTACGTCAAGGCCGAGCAGGACGATTTTGTGGCCTTAAGGAGCCATTACGCTTTCCGGGCCGATTTCTGCAACCCGGACAGCGGCAACGAAAAAGGTCTGGTGGAAGGGCTGGTCGGCTACATCCGCCGTAACGTCCTGGTTCCGGTGCCGCGGGTAGGCAAAATGGAGGAGCTGCAGGCCGAACTGGATAAAAGGTGCCTGGGCTACCAGGACAAGCACCTGCGCTATCACCCCACCCCGGTCAAGGAAGCCCTGGCCGCCGAAAGGCAGCACCTGACCCCTCTGCCGGCCAAGGAGTTCGAGTACGCCCTTACCAGGGTGGCCGAAGTAGACAACCTGGGCCTGGTCAAATTTGACCGGAACCGCTATTCGGTCCCGGTGCACCTGGTGGGCCGGACGGTAACCGTCAAGGGCTACCCCTTTCAGGTTAAGGTTTACCACCGCGGCCTTTGTGTGGCCTACCATCCCCGCCTCCACCGCCAGAACGAAACCCGCCTGGAGCTGGAGCACTACCTGCCGGTGCTGGTGAAAAAGCCCCGCTCTCTGGCCAATGCTGCCCCCTTACGCCGGGCCAACCTGCCCCCGGGCCTTAATGAGCTGAAAGACCGCCTTCTTTCCCGGGGAGAAGATCACGAGCTGGCCAAGGTCCTGGGGCTGGTCATCAACCACGGGGTCCTGGAGGTGGAGAGAGCCATTGTATTGGCCCTAGAAAGCGGCCAGGATACCTACCAGGGGGTGCGCTATTATCTCGAGCGTAAAGACACTCAGCCGGGGAACGTTAATGCTGCTTTCCCCAAGGTAGAACCGGTAAACCTTAAGGTATACGATGACCTCCTGGCAGGTGAAGTCCAGTGA